One window of Trinickia caryophylli genomic DNA carries:
- a CDS encoding formylmethanofuran dehydrogenase subunit A has protein sequence MTTIRLKGGTVYDPIHGVNGERRDLVFRDGRIVDLPAGTPVDSEYDASGMVVMAGGIDLHSHIGGGKTNLSRLLLPEDHRAREIAAAAHDPSVDALIENERDGAGRYLRLPSCGTCTPGTLATGYRYAEMGYTAAFEPAMMPSNARHTHLEMGDTPIIDHGAYVMLGNDELFLQLLSARENFERVRDYVGWTIDASKALGVKVVNPGGISAFKFNQRSLDVDEAHAKYGITPRDVLRTLTRALTELRVPHPLHVHSSNLGVPGNVASTIATMDAAEGLPIHLTHIQFHSYGVEGPRKFSSGARAIAEAVNARPNVTIDVGQVIFGQTVTASGDTMMQFKNAPYAQPRKWVLGEIECDAGCGVVPFRYREQSYVNALQWIIGLEIFLLVDDPWRVSMTTDHPNGGPFTSYPHLIRLLMDKSFRAEQLAKLHPEAQVASALPELTREFSLYEVAIVTRAGPARLLGLADRGHLGAGAAADIAVYRDEPDRERMFSRPAYVFKDGELIARDGTLLAAPTGGIHFVKPEYDRGIEKTLRAFAERQLTTNAAHAAISDDEICSCCRGGRLLPVECLVHPRAAQTPR, from the coding sequence ATGACGACGATCCGTTTGAAAGGCGGCACCGTGTACGACCCGATCCACGGCGTGAACGGCGAGCGCCGCGACCTCGTGTTTCGCGACGGCCGCATCGTCGATCTGCCGGCCGGCACACCGGTGGACAGCGAGTACGACGCGAGCGGCATGGTGGTCATGGCGGGCGGCATCGATCTGCACTCGCACATCGGCGGCGGCAAGACGAACCTTTCCCGCCTGCTTTTGCCCGAGGACCATCGCGCGCGCGAGATCGCGGCCGCTGCGCACGATCCATCCGTCGATGCGCTGATCGAGAACGAGCGCGACGGTGCGGGCCGCTATCTGCGCCTGCCGTCGTGCGGCACCTGCACGCCGGGCACGCTGGCAACGGGCTACCGTTACGCCGAGATGGGCTACACGGCCGCATTCGAGCCGGCGATGATGCCGAGCAACGCGCGCCACACGCACCTCGAAATGGGCGACACGCCGATCATCGACCACGGCGCCTATGTCATGCTCGGCAACGACGAGCTGTTCCTGCAACTGCTGTCCGCCCGCGAGAACTTCGAGCGGGTGCGCGACTACGTGGGCTGGACCATCGACGCGAGCAAGGCGCTCGGCGTGAAGGTCGTCAATCCCGGCGGCATTTCCGCATTCAAGTTCAATCAGCGCTCGCTCGACGTGGACGAAGCGCACGCGAAATACGGCATCACCCCGCGCGACGTGCTGCGCACGCTCACGCGCGCGCTCACCGAGCTGCGCGTGCCGCATCCGTTGCATGTGCATTCGAGCAACCTCGGCGTGCCCGGCAACGTCGCCTCGACGATCGCGACGATGGACGCGGCCGAGGGGCTGCCGATCCACCTGACGCACATTCAGTTCCACAGCTACGGCGTGGAAGGCCCGCGCAAGTTCTCGTCGGGTGCGCGCGCGATTGCCGAGGCGGTCAATGCGCGGCCCAACGTCACGATCGACGTCGGCCAGGTGATCTTCGGCCAGACCGTCACCGCGTCGGGCGACACCATGATGCAGTTCAAGAACGCACCCTATGCGCAACCGCGCAAGTGGGTGCTCGGCGAGATCGAATGCGACGCGGGCTGCGGCGTCGTGCCGTTTCGCTATCGCGAGCAAAGCTACGTCAACGCGCTGCAATGGATCATCGGGCTCGAGATCTTCCTGCTCGTCGACGATCCGTGGCGCGTGTCGATGACTACCGACCATCCGAACGGCGGCCCGTTCACGAGCTATCCGCACCTGATCCGCCTGCTGATGGACAAGTCGTTTCGCGCCGAGCAACTCGCGAAGCTGCACCCCGAGGCGCAGGTGGCCAGCGCGCTGCCCGAGCTCACGCGCGAGTTCTCGCTCTACGAGGTTGCGATCGTCACGCGAGCGGGCCCGGCACGCCTGCTGGGCCTCGCCGATCGCGGGCATCTCGGCGCGGGCGCGGCGGCCGACATCGCCGTCTACCGCGACGAGCCCGATCGCGAGCGGATGTTCTCGCGCCCCGCCTACGTGTTCAAGGATGGCGAACTGATCGCGCGCGACGGCACGCTGCTCGCGGCGCCGACGGGCGGCATTCATTTCGTGAAGC
- a CDS encoding molybdopterin-binding domain-containing protein gives MPHSSNDPSTAGASATPAPRTVHDWTCPFCPLLCDDLTVEVGADGTLASAGACPRLAEALATFGPGDAQAGASVDGQPATLDAALDRAAQMLGTARRPLVGGLATDVAGTRALYALAAACGATLDHLHGASLSAATRVMQDRGAFFTTLSEVRSRADLVIVFGCRPSDRYPRFYARALGGNDALARECVFLCCEQDPEAAQAVPEAATQTLLPDADPFDVIAVWSALAEGRLPQTLQTLGGGAHAMADTLAELAARVAAAQYAVLVYEPAALPGTQPALLIEGLQRIVKTINRTTRAGALALGGDDGAATANQVVTWLSGLPLPLVVPCVARTAGTGQPEHDAHRYRSARLLAQGDADALVWIATFGPLALPDTLPAGMPAIVIGHPSLGAAASARGSGTVFIPAASPAIDTDGHLFRLDGSVVAPLTAARGAPLASVAAVAARLTERLTPSRGNAQS, from the coding sequence ATGCCACATTCGTCCAACGATCCTTCGACGGCCGGCGCCTCGGCCACACCGGCGCCCAGAACCGTGCACGACTGGACCTGCCCGTTCTGCCCGCTGCTGTGCGACGACCTCACGGTCGAAGTCGGCGCGGACGGCACGCTCGCGTCGGCCGGCGCCTGCCCGCGTCTTGCCGAGGCGCTGGCCACATTCGGACCCGGCGATGCGCAAGCCGGCGCCTCGGTCGACGGCCAGCCTGCCACGCTCGATGCGGCGCTCGATCGCGCCGCGCAGATGCTCGGCACCGCGCGGCGGCCTCTCGTCGGCGGCCTCGCGACCGACGTGGCCGGCACGCGCGCGCTCTATGCGCTCGCCGCCGCGTGCGGGGCCACGCTCGATCATCTGCATGGCGCCTCGCTGAGCGCGGCGACACGCGTCATGCAGGACCGCGGCGCGTTCTTCACGACGCTCTCCGAAGTGCGCAGCCGCGCGGACCTCGTCATCGTCTTCGGCTGCCGCCCGTCCGATCGCTATCCGCGCTTTTACGCACGCGCGCTCGGCGGGAACGACGCGCTCGCACGCGAATGCGTGTTCCTCTGCTGCGAGCAAGACCCCGAAGCCGCGCAGGCGGTGCCCGAGGCGGCCACTCAAACGCTGCTGCCCGATGCCGACCCGTTCGACGTTATCGCCGTCTGGTCCGCGCTCGCCGAAGGCCGCCTGCCGCAAACGCTTCAAACGCTCGGCGGCGGCGCGCACGCCATGGCCGACACGCTCGCCGAACTGGCTGCGCGTGTGGCCGCGGCACAGTATGCGGTGCTCGTCTACGAGCCGGCCGCGCTGCCCGGCACGCAACCCGCCCTGCTGATCGAAGGCCTGCAGCGCATCGTGAAGACGATCAACCGCACGACGCGCGCCGGCGCGCTCGCGCTCGGCGGCGACGATGGCGCGGCAACGGCCAATCAGGTGGTCACCTGGCTCTCGGGCCTGCCGTTGCCGCTTGTCGTCCCTTGCGTCGCGCGCACGGCCGGCACGGGCCAGCCCGAGCACGATGCGCACCGCTATCGGAGCGCGCGGCTTCTGGCACAGGGCGATGCCGATGCGCTCGTCTGGATTGCAACGTTCGGCCCGCTCGCGCTGCCCGATACGCTGCCTGCGGGCATGCCGGCGATCGTCATCGGGCATCCGTCGCTTGGCGCGGCAGCCAGCGCACGCGGCAGCGGCACCGTCTTCATTCCCGCGGCGAGCCCGGCCATCGATACCGACGGGCATTTGTTCCGCCTGGACGGCTCCGTCGTGGCACCGCTGACGGCCGCGCGCGGTGCTCCGCTCGCGTCGGTGGCGGCGGTTGCCGCGCGCCTGACCGAACGACTGACACCGAGCCGGGGGAACGCGCAGTCATGA
- a CDS encoding HisA/HisF-related TIM barrel protein: MLVIPVLDLLGGEAVRAVRGERANYRPLRSALAATSEPIPLARALVHACSASALYIADLDAILGHGDHAAVLAALRAELPEAEIWLDGGFADYRSMRSMFERIEAAGPAPDAGQARLVPVFGTESLRDVRAIAEAEAGGFEPILSLDHRGGRLVADSSFALGPAAWPARVIVMTLDQVGSYGGPDLATFARIGAQAAPETTIVGAGGIRAADDLARAAAAGARAWLVASALHDERLGLVAAQQPRA, translated from the coding sequence ATGCTGGTCATACCGGTACTCGACTTGCTCGGCGGCGAAGCCGTACGCGCCGTTCGCGGCGAGCGCGCCAACTATCGCCCGCTGCGCTCGGCTCTCGCCGCGACGAGCGAACCGATTCCGCTCGCTCGCGCGCTCGTTCACGCATGCAGCGCGAGCGCGCTCTATATCGCCGATCTCGACGCCATTCTCGGGCACGGCGACCACGCCGCCGTGCTCGCCGCGCTGCGCGCCGAGCTGCCCGAAGCCGAAATCTGGCTCGATGGCGGCTTTGCCGACTACCGCTCGATGCGCTCGATGTTCGAACGCATCGAGGCGGCCGGCCCCGCGCCCGACGCCGGCCAGGCACGGCTCGTACCCGTCTTCGGCACGGAATCGCTGCGCGACGTCCGTGCGATCGCCGAGGCCGAAGCGGGCGGCTTCGAGCCGATCCTCTCGCTCGATCATCGCGGCGGACGGCTCGTTGCCGATTCCTCATTCGCGCTCGGGCCAGCCGCGTGGCCCGCACGCGTGATCGTCATGACACTCGATCAGGTCGGCAGCTACGGCGGGCCGGACCTCGCCACGTTCGCACGCATCGGCGCGCAAGCCGCACCGGAGACGACCATCGTCGGCGCGGGCGGGATTCGCGCGGCGGATGACCTCGCCCGCGCCGCCGCGGCGGGCGCGCGCGCCTGGCTCGTCGCTTCCGCGCTGCACGATGAACGGCTCGGTCTCGTTGCGGCGCAGCAACCTCGAGCTTGA
- a CDS encoding ATP-grasp domain-containing protein — protein MTKIFVYEYLTGGGIDPELATDGSLADLSALMGDGRIMRDALVSELRKLGGVRVSFASSRFEALSLRDGSCCPAPGESIPAFVARVARAHDYAWVIAPECDDLLLQLHDAVGPQRWLGCTREAIALASSKRATAACLAAHGIAVTESLDPAGDGEPGEGPWVVKPDDGAGSLDTFVFDSYAAACADYDTRASAGRAPVLQAWVEGEPLSLSLICREDGVELVSVNRQRISFVERHAPGAHMRIVEWGGVAVDQIDLGSVRAQTLASLARRTAAALPGLRGFIGIDLIWHPRRGPVIVEINPRLTTAYAHLATSSGGRLTRALLAAHGVPFAEERSPRIASAWGRPERGVQL, from the coding sequence TTGACCAAGATCTTTGTTTACGAGTATCTCACCGGCGGCGGTATCGACCCCGAACTGGCAACAGACGGCAGCCTTGCCGACCTCAGCGCGCTGATGGGCGATGGCCGCATCATGCGCGACGCGCTCGTGTCCGAACTGCGCAAGCTCGGCGGCGTGCGCGTGAGCTTCGCGAGTTCGCGCTTCGAAGCGCTGAGCCTGCGAGACGGATCATGCTGCCCCGCGCCCGGCGAGTCGATTCCCGCATTCGTCGCCCGCGTGGCGCGCGCCCACGATTATGCGTGGGTGATCGCGCCCGAGTGCGACGATCTGCTGCTTCAACTGCACGACGCGGTGGGGCCGCAGCGCTGGCTCGGCTGCACGCGCGAGGCTATCGCGCTGGCGTCGAGCAAGCGTGCGACGGCAGCCTGTCTCGCTGCGCATGGCATCGCGGTGACCGAATCGCTCGATCCCGCCGGCGACGGCGAGCCAGGCGAAGGGCCGTGGGTCGTGAAGCCCGATGACGGCGCCGGCAGCCTCGATACGTTCGTTTTCGATTCCTACGCTGCAGCCTGCGCCGACTACGACACACGCGCGAGCGCGGGCCGCGCGCCGGTGCTGCAGGCCTGGGTCGAGGGGGAGCCGCTGAGCCTTTCGCTGATTTGCCGCGAGGATGGCGTCGAGCTCGTCAGCGTCAATCGGCAGCGGATCAGCTTCGTCGAGCGCCATGCACCGGGTGCGCACATGCGCATCGTCGAATGGGGCGGCGTGGCGGTCGATCAGATCGATCTCGGCAGCGTGCGCGCACAGACGCTCGCCTCGCTCGCGCGGCGCACGGCGGCCGCGCTGCCCGGGCTGCGCGGCTTCATCGGCATCGACCTCATCTGGCATCCCCGGCGCGGTCCAGTCATCGTCGAAATCAATCCGCGGCTCACGACGGCTTATGCGCATCTCGCCACCTCGAGCGGCGGGCGCCTTACGCGCGCGCTTCTGGCGGCGCACGGCGTGCCGTTCGCCGAAGAACGCTCGCCGCGCATCGCGTCGGCCTGGGGGCGGCCCGAGCGTGGAGTGCAGCTGTGA
- a CDS encoding hydantoinase/oxoprolinase family protein, producing MSAAWLGTSSGPLTFGWDVGGAHLKVCVADAAGCVLDVGQWACPLWEGLHHLRSAIDLVFARWPAALSDDAHHAVTMTGEMVDLFPSREEGVCMLADALAERLGRRLSFFAGAQGWVEAGQCAERWRSVASANWLATASWVAAHRGDAVLVDIGSTTTDIVPIAGARVCARGADDAGRLATGELVYQGVVRTPLCALASRIEFGGVQVNVMNEWFATTADVYRLTGELDAACDLHPSADRGPKTEAASRVRLARMIGRDANEATADDWHRFAMAWRARQLEEVAENLARVEAAVGRSGRSGGWARSGGPPLVGAGCGRFLVAGLARDLGREYIDFADLVKAPNACGDWASTCAPSVAVALIAGQRRVSIGRAA from the coding sequence GTGAGCGCCGCCTGGCTGGGCACCTCGAGCGGGCCGCTGACGTTCGGTTGGGATGTGGGCGGTGCGCACCTGAAAGTCTGCGTCGCGGATGCGGCGGGCTGCGTGCTCGACGTCGGGCAGTGGGCCTGCCCGCTGTGGGAAGGGCTTCATCATCTGCGCAGCGCGATCGATCTCGTCTTTGCCCGCTGGCCTGCCGCGCTCTCCGACGATGCGCACCATGCGGTCACGATGACGGGCGAAATGGTGGACCTCTTCCCGAGCCGCGAGGAAGGCGTCTGCATGCTTGCCGATGCGCTTGCCGAGCGATTGGGGCGCCGCCTGTCGTTTTTCGCGGGCGCACAGGGCTGGGTCGAGGCCGGGCAGTGCGCCGAACGCTGGCGCAGCGTAGCCTCGGCGAACTGGCTCGCGACCGCGAGCTGGGTCGCTGCGCACCGGGGCGACGCGGTGCTCGTCGATATCGGCAGCACGACGACCGACATCGTGCCGATCGCCGGTGCACGCGTGTGTGCGCGTGGCGCCGACGATGCCGGGCGGCTCGCGACGGGCGAGCTCGTCTATCAGGGCGTCGTGCGCACGCCGTTGTGCGCGCTCGCATCGCGCATCGAGTTTGGCGGCGTGCAGGTGAACGTGATGAACGAATGGTTCGCGACGACAGCCGATGTCTATCGGCTGACGGGCGAACTCGATGCTGCCTGCGACCTCCATCCGAGCGCCGACCGTGGCCCGAAGACCGAAGCGGCGAGCCGCGTCCGTCTCGCACGCATGATCGGGCGCGACGCGAACGAAGCGACAGCCGATGACTGGCATCGCTTCGCGATGGCGTGGCGTGCGCGGCAGCTCGAGGAGGTAGCCGAAAATCTCGCGCGCGTCGAAGCAGCCGTGGGCCGATCGGGCCGATCGGGCGGATGGGCCCGATCGGGGGGCCCGCCGCTCGTGGGTGCCGGTTGCGGCCGTTTTCTCGTGGCCGGGCTGGCGCGCGATCTGGGCCGCGAATACATCGATTTCGCCGATCTGGTGAAAGCGCCGAATGCCTGCGGCGACTGGGCCTCCACCTGCGCGCCAAGCGTGGCCGTGGCGCTCATTGCCGGCCAGCGGCGGGTGTCGATCGGGCGGGCCGCATGA
- a CDS encoding amino acid kinase family protein yields MWVVKIGGSLSHDPALRKWLIELVEVGGGRVVIVPGGGDFADKVRQYQAEWRFNDLAAHNMCLLAMTQYALLMQGLVPELVLASSEAKIRRALRDGRVAVWVPTALMRDAPDPMSNWETTSDSLAAWLSTMLNAERLTLVKSCPIDPAEPLESLAAAEVVDRRFLSYVADANYVVEVFNKDNIDGMRDRLPDARAPWAADQPGGTL; encoded by the coding sequence ATGTGGGTGGTCAAGATCGGGGGAAGCCTGAGCCACGACCCGGCGCTGCGCAAGTGGCTCATCGAGCTCGTGGAAGTAGGCGGCGGCCGCGTCGTGATCGTGCCGGGCGGGGGCGATTTCGCGGACAAGGTCCGGCAATACCAGGCCGAGTGGCGCTTCAACGATCTCGCCGCGCATAACATGTGTCTGCTCGCGATGACGCAGTATGCGCTGCTGATGCAGGGGCTCGTGCCCGAACTCGTGCTGGCCTCGAGCGAGGCCAAAATCCGCCGCGCGTTGCGCGACGGCCGCGTGGCGGTGTGGGTGCCGACCGCGCTCATGCGCGATGCGCCCGATCCGATGAGCAACTGGGAAACGACGTCGGACAGCCTCGCCGCGTGGCTCTCGACGATGCTCAACGCCGAGCGGTTGACGCTCGTGAAGTCCTGCCCGATCGATCCTGCCGAGCCGCTCGAATCGCTCGCGGCAGCCGAGGTCGTCGACCGGCGCTTTCTGAGCTACGTTGCCGACGCGAACTACGTGGTGGAAGTCTTCAACAAGGACAACATCGACGGGATGCGCGACCGCCTGCCGGACGCGCGTGCCCCATGGGCCGCCGATCAACCCGGCGGCACGCTTTAG
- a CDS encoding (5-formylfuran-3-yl)methyl phosphate synthase produces the protein MTALLASVRSEQEAFAAAQAGAELIDLKEPRTGALGALPVSQIGRIASALRAQYPVKPISATIGDVESCDVDEIVARTIDVAGTGVDYVKVGITPGPQARRCLDALASLPAAVVPVLLCDTGLDAELVEHAASLGFVGLMFDTAGKDGRTLFDHVDAATLDRCLARARKQGTMCGIAGSLGWAQLAQIRALAPDIAGFRGALCVDGRGSALDPARVAQWAEALHTSAGAGADGADGALDALRQPVART, from the coding sequence ATGACCGCATTGCTTGCGAGCGTTCGCTCGGAACAAGAGGCGTTTGCCGCCGCACAGGCCGGCGCCGAACTGATCGACCTCAAGGAGCCGCGCACGGGCGCGCTCGGCGCCCTGCCCGTGAGCCAGATCGGGCGCATCGCCTCCGCGCTGCGTGCGCAGTATCCCGTCAAGCCGATCAGCGCGACGATCGGCGATGTGGAAAGCTGCGACGTCGACGAGATCGTCGCACGCACCATCGACGTGGCCGGCACCGGCGTCGATTACGTGAAGGTCGGGATCACACCGGGGCCGCAGGCGCGCCGCTGCCTCGACGCACTGGCGAGCCTGCCCGCGGCCGTGGTACCGGTCCTGCTCTGCGATACCGGGCTCGATGCGGAACTCGTCGAGCATGCCGCGTCGCTCGGCTTCGTCGGGCTGATGTTCGATACGGCCGGCAAAGACGGGCGCACGCTCTTCGATCACGTAGACGCGGCCACGCTCGATCGCTGTCTTGCCCGCGCTCGCAAGCAGGGAACGATGTGCGGCATCGCGGGCTCGCTCGGTTGGGCGCAACTCGCCCAGATCCGCGCGCTGGCGCCCGATATCGCAGGCTTTCGCGGTGCGCTGTGCGTGGATGGACGCGGCTCGGCGCTGGATCCCGCGCGCGTCGCGCAATGGGCCGAGGCGCTGCACACGAGCGCGGGCGCCGGCGCCGACGGTGCCGACGGTGCCCTCGATGCGCTCAGGCAGCCTGTCGCAAGGACCTGA
- a CDS encoding DUF447 domain-containing protein, translated as MIFETIVTTTSSDGRPHIAPMGVRYEGGFAVLSPFRPSVTLDNIVATRAAVLNFTADVRVFAGCVTRCATEWPTVAATRVACARLAESLAHTELELERIDDDAERPVLYLRPVHQEQHAPFMGFNRAQAAVIEGSVLVSRLFMLSTEKVDREMSYLQIAIDKTAGEHERTAWGWLVAAIARHRASTPAGANEWNTPRVPH; from the coding sequence ATGATCTTCGAGACGATCGTTACCACAACCTCCAGCGACGGCCGGCCGCACATCGCTCCGATGGGCGTGCGCTACGAGGGCGGCTTCGCCGTTCTTTCCCCTTTCCGGCCGTCCGTCACGCTCGATAACATCGTCGCGACGCGTGCGGCCGTGCTGAATTTCACGGCCGACGTGCGCGTGTTCGCCGGCTGTGTGACACGTTGCGCCACCGAGTGGCCCACCGTGGCCGCCACGCGGGTGGCATGCGCGCGGCTGGCCGAATCGCTCGCGCACACCGAGCTCGAACTCGAACGCATCGACGACGACGCCGAACGACCCGTGCTTTACCTGCGGCCCGTTCATCAGGAACAGCACGCACCGTTCATGGGCTTCAACCGCGCGCAGGCTGCGGTGATCGAAGGCTCTGTGCTCGTGAGCCGCCTCTTCATGCTGTCGACCGAGAAGGTCGATCGCGAGATGAGCTACCTGCAGATCGCCATCGACAAGACGGCCGGCGAGCACGAACGCACGGCATGGGGCTGGCTCGTCGCCGCCATTGCCCGCCATCGCGCGAGCACGCCGGCCGGCGCGAACGAGTGGAACACACCGCGCGTGCCGCACTGA
- the pqqA gene encoding pyrroloquinoline quinone precursor peptide PqqA has protein sequence MQWTTPSYSDMRFGFEITMYIATR, from the coding sequence ATGCAATGGACGACACCTAGCTATTCCGACATGCGTTTCGGCTTCGAAATCACGATGTACATCGCGACTCGATAA
- a CDS encoding form I ribulose bisphosphate carboxylase large subunit: MNDFSKAAVEPARTPRERYTAGVLKYREMGYWQPDYTPKDTDVIALFRITPQAGVEPEEAAAAVAGESSTATWTVVWTDRLTACDMYRAKAYRIDRVPSSPDSEPQYFAYIAYELDLFEEGSVANLTASIIGNVFGFKPLKALRLEDMRIPVAYLKTFQGPPTGIIVERERLDKYGRPLLGATVKPKLGLSGKNYGRVVYEGLKGGLDFLKDDENINSQPFMHWRDRFLFAMEAVNRAQAETGEVKGHYLNVTAGTIEDMYERAEFAKELGSCIVMIDLVIGWTAIQSMSKWARRNDMVLHLHRAGHGTYTRQRNHGISFRVIAKWLRMAGVDHAHAGTAVGKLEGDPLAVQGYYNVCRESHNEVDLSRGLFFEQPWAGLRKVMPVASGGIHAGQMHQLLDLFGDDCVLQFGGGTIGHPAGIQAGAIANRVALEAMVKARNEGRDIVNEGPDVLEAAARSCTPLKQALDVWKDVTFNYASTDTPDFAATPSVAA; encoded by the coding sequence ATGAACGATTTCAGCAAGGCCGCCGTCGAGCCGGCACGCACCCCGCGCGAACGCTATACCGCCGGCGTGCTGAAGTACCGCGAAATGGGCTATTGGCAACCCGACTATACGCCGAAGGATACGGACGTCATCGCGCTCTTTCGCATCACGCCGCAAGCAGGCGTCGAACCCGAGGAGGCCGCGGCGGCCGTGGCAGGCGAATCGTCGACGGCGACGTGGACCGTCGTGTGGACGGACCGCCTCACCGCATGCGACATGTATCGTGCAAAAGCCTATCGCATCGATAGAGTGCCTTCATCGCCCGACAGCGAGCCGCAGTACTTCGCCTATATCGCTTACGAGCTCGATCTGTTCGAGGAGGGCTCGGTTGCGAACCTGACGGCCTCGATCATCGGCAACGTGTTCGGCTTCAAGCCCTTGAAGGCTTTGCGTCTCGAAGACATGCGCATTCCGGTGGCCTATCTGAAGACGTTTCAGGGCCCGCCCACCGGGATCATCGTCGAGCGCGAGCGTCTGGACAAATACGGCCGGCCGCTGCTTGGCGCCACCGTGAAGCCGAAGCTCGGGCTGTCGGGCAAGAACTATGGCCGCGTCGTATACGAAGGCCTCAAGGGAGGGCTCGATTTCCTGAAGGACGACGAGAACATCAATTCGCAGCCGTTCATGCACTGGCGCGACCGCTTTCTCTTCGCGATGGAAGCCGTCAACCGCGCGCAGGCCGAAACGGGCGAAGTGAAGGGCCACTACCTGAACGTGACGGCCGGCACGATCGAAGACATGTACGAACGCGCCGAATTCGCGAAAGAGCTGGGCTCGTGCATCGTGATGATCGACCTCGTGATCGGCTGGACCGCGATCCAATCGATGTCGAAATGGGCCCGTCGCAACGACATGGTCCTGCATTTGCATCGTGCAGGCCATGGCACCTATACGCGGCAGCGCAATCACGGCATTTCGTTTCGCGTGATCGCCAAGTGGCTGCGCATGGCGGGCGTCGATCACGCTCACGCGGGCACGGCGGTGGGCAAGCTCGAGGGCGATCCGCTCGCAGTGCAAGGCTATTACAACGTGTGTCGGGAATCGCACAACGAGGTCGATCTGTCACGCGGGCTCTTTTTCGAGCAGCCGTGGGCCGGGCTGCGCAAGGTGATGCCGGTCGCTTCGGGCGGCATTCACGCGGGGCAGATGCACCAGTTGCTCGATCTGTTCGGCGACGATTGCGTGCTGCAGTTCGGCGGCGGCACGATCGGCCACCCGGCCGGGATACAGGCCGGGGCGATCGCGAACCGCGTGGCGCTCGAAGCGATGGTGAAGGCTCGCAACGAGGGCCGCGACATCGTGAACGAGGGACCAGACGTGCTCGAGGCCGCCGCGCGGTCTTGCACGCCGCTCAAGCAGGCGCTCGATGTGTGGAAGGACGTCACGTTCAACTACGCATCGACCGATACGCCCGACTTCGCGGCGACGCCGAGCGTCGCAGCCTGA
- a CDS encoding ribulose bisphosphate carboxylase small subunit, translating to MRITQGTFSFLPELTDEEIGLQIDYALQQGWACSVEFTDDPHPRNTYWEMWGLPMFDLRDAAGILQEVRACRTTYPNHYIKVNAFDSARGFETMRLSFIVNRPAHEPGFKLTRTDDKGRMQRYSMTSYASNAPAGERYGAKG from the coding sequence ATGCGAATCACGCAAGGGACGTTTTCTTTTCTGCCGGAGCTGACCGACGAGGAAATCGGTCTGCAAATCGACTATGCGCTGCAGCAGGGCTGGGCCTGTTCGGTCGAATTCACGGACGACCCCCATCCGCGCAACACGTACTGGGAAATGTGGGGCCTGCCGATGTTCGATTTGCGCGACGCCGCCGGCATTCTGCAGGAGGTGCGTGCCTGCCGCACGACGTATCCCAACCATTACATCAAGGTCAACGCATTCGATTCGGCGCGCGGCTTCGAAACCATGCGGCTCTCGTTCATCGTCAACCGTCCCGCGCACGAGCCGGGATTCAAGCTTACACGCACGGACGACAAGGGCCGCATGCAGCGCTACAGCATGACGAGCTACGCGAGCAACGCGCCCGCAGGCGAGCGTTACGGCGCAAAGGGTTGA